Sequence from the Pedobacter sp. D749 genome:
CTTTTATGGGTTGCCGCATGTAAAGGTTTAGCCCTCCAGATTTTTTCAGTCAGGCTTTTTTGAAGCTTTCCGTTTCTAGCGATTATTCCGATTGCTGTTGTGAATTATCTGCAAGCCGTTCAATTAATGCTTTAGCAACAGGCCCTGCTGATAATGGATTCTGTCCGGTAATTAACAATCCATCAATTTCTACATGGGAAAGGAAGGGCACTAAACTATTTTTTATTTCCGCCCCCAGTTCTTCCATTTTTGTTTGCAGCAAATAAGGAACATGGTCACCACGGCCAACTATTGTTTCTTCTGTATTGCTAAAAGCTGAAATTCTTTTGCCCTTTAAAAAACCAGGACGTATGTTTTCGGCACTAAGCAATGCGGCCGGACCATGACATACCGCTGCTACAGGTTTGCCAGCGTCTAAAAAGTCATGAATCAGGATACCACTATTATTGTCGATAGCCAAATCCCAAAGTGGCCCATGTCCGCCGGGATAAAACACCGCATCATAGTCACTAGCCTGGATCCCGTTCAAGGTGCTGGTGTGCGAAAAGGCGTTTTTGGCATGATCATCATCCTGATATCTACG
This genomic interval carries:
- a CDS encoding type 1 glutamine amidotransferase domain-containing protein, coding for MKRILMVMTSHRDMQNTEDKTGVWLGEFTDPYYEFIDAGYQVDLVSPKGGRPPVDPMSELTENITGSNRRYQDDDHAKNAFSHTSTLNGIQASDYDAVFYPGGHGPLWDLAIDNNSGILIHDFLDAGKPVAAVCHGPAALLSAENIRPGFLKGKRISAFSNTEETIVGRGDHVPYLLQTKMEELGAEIKNSLVPFLSHVEIDGLLITGQNPLSAGPVAKALIERLADNSQQQSE